The following are encoded in a window of Chitinophagaceae bacterium genomic DNA:
- a CDS encoding 3-hydroxyacyl-ACP dehydratase yields MLLNDFFTINTIETSDAEVKAELVIHAGHRIFDGHFPGQPVVPGVCMMQMVKEVLEQVLEKETMLSTAAEMKFLAVIDPTKNNSISAHIKYTREEDGTVKGTASLLRMCWCILSLRGCF; encoded by the coding sequence ATGCTGCTCAATGATTTCTTTACCATCAATACAATAGAAACTTCCGATGCGGAGGTAAAAGCAGAACTGGTCATCCATGCGGGACACCGGATATTTGATGGGCATTTTCCCGGCCAGCCGGTGGTGCCGGGTGTGTGCATGATGCAGATGGTAAAGGAAGTATTGGAGCAGGTGCTTGAAAAAGAGACCATGCTTTCCACTGCTGCTGAAATGAAATTCCTGGCGGTGATAGACCCCACAAAAAACAACAGCATCAGCGCACATATCAAATACACACGGGAAGAAGACGGGACTGTAAAGGGCACGGCATCGCTTTTAAGGATGTGTTGGTGCATTTTAAGTTTAAGGGGGTGTTTTTAA
- a CDS encoding outer membrane lipoprotein carrier protein LolA gives MRKIILITFLIVTAFSTQAQYAGYSPVADIAKFKADFSAATQKTSSVKSDFVQDKNLSMLSEKITSRGKFWFKKESRVRMEYTQPFQYLMVLNKDKVYVKDGQKENKISAKSNKLFQQINRIMIDCMQGTMLSNSDFKTRVFENRNAVLVELVPVTRGLKELFKSINVIVDKKDFSVTSIEMQEISGDNTIMRFTNKELNASIPDTLFDIK, from the coding sequence ATGCGTAAGATAATTCTGATAACGTTTTTGATAGTAACCGCTTTTTCTACCCAGGCTCAATATGCCGGCTATTCTCCCGTTGCTGATATAGCCAAATTCAAAGCCGATTTTTCAGCAGCCACCCAAAAGACCAGTTCTGTTAAAAGCGATTTTGTGCAGGACAAGAACCTCAGCATGCTTTCTGAAAAGATCACTTCCAGGGGAAAGTTCTGGTTCAAGAAAGAGAGCCGGGTGCGGATGGAATATACACAACCCTTCCAGTACCTGATGGTATTGAATAAAGACAAAGTGTATGTAAAGGACGGGCAGAAGGAAAATAAGATATCGGCGAAGTCGAACAAACTCTTTCAGCAGATCAACAGGATCATGATCGACTGCATGCAGGGAACGATGCTCAGCAACAGCGATTTTAAGACCCGGGTATTTGAAAACAGGAATGCGGTCCTGGTGGAGCTGGTACCGGTGACCAGGGGGCTGAAAGAATTATTCAAGTCAATAAATGTGATCGTTGACAAAAAGGATTTTTCGGTTACCAGCATCGAGATGCAGGAGATTTCCGGCGACAATACCATCATGCGTTTTACCAATAAAGAACTGAATGCTTCCATCCCGGATACCTTGTTTGATATTAAGTAG
- a CDS encoding polysaccharide deacetylase family protein: MLNFRNTNIFFIAVLCALIGVHAKYGGLPLYVYLLLFVTWSLVVFYGCYYIGSGFFIKIVCKAGTDKKQIAISFDDGPAIDHTPAILEALRPENVKATFFCIGQRIAGNEKILLQVKNEGHTIGNHSYSHHLWFDMYSSKKMIADLQQMDKEVERVTGLRPKLFRPPYGVTNPNVKKAILEGGYTPVGWSVRSMDTVTRDPAKLLDKINRAIEPGAVFLFHDTSKTTLEVLPGFIQEVKKRGYEIVPLDKLLHLNAYA, from the coding sequence ATGCTAAACTTCCGGAATACGAATATCTTTTTTATTGCAGTGCTTTGTGCTTTGATCGGGGTACATGCAAAATACGGGGGACTGCCCCTTTATGTTTACCTGCTTTTGTTTGTTACCTGGTCCCTGGTCGTTTTTTATGGATGTTATTACATAGGCTCCGGGTTCTTTATAAAGATAGTTTGCAAAGCAGGTACGGATAAAAAACAGATCGCCATCAGCTTCGACGATGGCCCTGCGATCGATCACACTCCTGCAATTTTAGAGGCATTGAGACCGGAAAACGTGAAAGCAACTTTTTTTTGCATTGGTCAGCGCATTGCCGGTAATGAAAAGATCCTGTTGCAGGTAAAAAACGAAGGACATACCATCGGCAACCACAGTTATTCCCATCATTTATGGTTTGACATGTATTCATCCAAAAAAATGATCGCCGACCTGCAGCAGATGGATAAAGAAGTGGAGAGGGTCACCGGGTTGAGGCCAAAACTTTTCAGGCCTCCATACGGGGTAACGAACCCGAATGTGAAAAAAGCCATCCTGGAAGGAGGTTATACACCGGTTGGATGGAGTGTAAGGTCAATGGATACGGTGACCAGGGACCCTGCGAAACTGCTTGATAAGATCAACAGGGCCATTGAGCCCGGCGCTGTATTTCTTTTTCACGATACAAGCAAAACCACGCTGGAGGTACTGCCCGGATTCATACAGGAAGTTAAAAAAAGAGGATACGAAATTGTTCCGCTGGATAAATTGCTACATTTGAATGCATATGCGTAA
- a CDS encoding beta-ketoacyl synthase chain length factor, which yields MYIRATGNISPQRTFGHWPLADAPVAYTSNRLSCIEPDYKEFIDPKLIRRMSRIIRMGVAAAMECLQEADVKVPDAIVTGTAYGCLEDTNSFLRKMVEFNEELLTPTAFIQSTHNTIGAQIGLMLQCNNYNNAFVHRAFSFESALLDGMMLLKEKDASHVLVGAIDEIIDTSHTILSRFGLYKQGAVSNLDIYGSGSKGTIAGEGASFFLLAAEPSATDYAKLEALHTFYKPAGENEITDQVNAFLQKHSVSMNDIDLVITGRNGDAANDKLYEQTAQSIFRNKQQLNYKHLCGEYPTASAFAFWLAAHILRSGSIPALLEQRSGQRIKRILICNSYMGTHHSLSLLAAC from the coding sequence ATGTACATACGGGCAACAGGAAATATATCACCGCAACGGACCTTTGGTCATTGGCCATTGGCCGATGCTCCTGTTGCGTATACCAGTAACCGCCTTAGCTGTATTGAACCGGATTACAAAGAATTCATTGACCCGAAACTGATCAGGCGCATGAGCCGGATCATCCGCATGGGTGTGGCCGCAGCCATGGAGTGTTTGCAGGAAGCGGATGTTAAAGTACCCGATGCGATCGTTACCGGCACGGCTTATGGTTGCCTGGAAGACACCAATTCATTTTTGCGGAAAATGGTTGAGTTCAATGAAGAACTGCTTACACCCACCGCATTCATACAATCTACTCATAACACCATTGGCGCACAGATAGGCCTGATGCTGCAATGCAATAATTATAACAATGCCTTTGTACACCGGGCTTTTTCGTTTGAAAGCGCCTTGCTCGACGGCATGATGCTGCTGAAGGAAAAAGACGCATCCCATGTGCTGGTTGGCGCCATTGATGAGATCATAGATACCAGCCATACCATCCTGAGCCGTTTTGGGTTGTATAAACAGGGCGCTGTTTCAAATCTTGATATATATGGATCAGGATCGAAAGGAACCATTGCCGGCGAAGGCGCTTCATTCTTCTTGCTGGCAGCAGAACCTTCTGCCACGGATTATGCAAAACTGGAAGCCCTGCATACTTTTTATAAACCGGCGGGTGAAAATGAAATTACAGACCAGGTTAACGCCTTCCTGCAAAAACATTCGGTCAGCATGAACGATATTGACCTGGTCATCACCGGCAGGAACGGGGATGCAGCCAATGATAAGCTCTATGAGCAAACGGCACAATCCATTTTCAGGAACAAACAACAGCTTAACTATAAACACCTTTGCGGCGAATATCCTACCGCATCTGCCTTTGCCTTCTGGCTGGCCGCCCATATCCTCCGGTCGGGTTCGATCCCTGCCCTGCTTGAACAAAGATCCGGGCAAAGGATCAAGCGCATTTTGATCTGCAACAGCTACATGGGCACTCATCATTCTTTATCTTTGCTGGCGGCATGCTAA